DNA sequence from the Thiobacillus sp. SCUT-2 genome:
GAGTGGGAAGAGTTCTGAGGGGTCGCGCAAGCGCCGGCGGTGCGCGCCGCATGCACGTGCCGAGTGCCGTGGCGGCCGTACCTTCAGGTCAGCGATCGCAATGCCGCTAACGTGGTAAGCCTCGGAGTTTCAGGCATCAGCAAGAAAGGGCATGAAATGTTAGCGAACCTGAGCATCAAGTCGCGGCTGGTCTTCGTGATCGGCTTTCTTTCCGTGCTTCTCGTAGGCGTCGGGATCATGGGCCTCGCCAGCCTGTCGTCGACCAATGCGGCGCTGCGGAGCGTCTATCACGACAGGACGGTCGCTCTGGGGCAGCTCGACCGGATTTCGATGCTGGTCAACCAGAACCAGATCACCCTTGCCGAAGTGACGGCCGGGCAGCTGTCGGCCTTTCCCGACGATGTGTCGGCGGTCGACGGCAAGGTCACCGCCGTCACCGACACGATCCAGACGATCGAAAGCCTCTGGAAATCCTATCTCGCCACCTCGCTGACGCCGGAGGAGAAGAAGCTGGCCGACCAGTTCGATGCGAACCGGCGCCACTACGGCCGCTCCGGCATGATCCCCGCAGTGGCGGCGCTGCGCGCCCACGATTTCCAGCAAGCCAGCGAGCTGCTGCAGGGGCCGCTCACCGAAACCTATCCGGCGGTCCGCAAGAGCATGGAGGCGCTGACGGCGCTGCAGATGGAGGTCGCCCGCAAGGAATTCGCGGCCGCGGAAGCACGCTACGCGCTGGTGCGAAACGTCTCGATCGCCGTCATCGCCTTCGGCGTGCTGCTTGCGGGCATCATCGGCGCCTGGCTGGTCCGGGCGATTGCGCGGCCGCTCAAGGAGGCGGTGCGGATTGCCGAGGCCGTGGCCGCGGGGGACCTGACGCAGACCGTCGAGGTGCGCAGCCATGACGAGACCGGCCAGCTGCTGCAGGCGCTGAAGAACATGAACGCCGCCCTCGTCGGCATCGTCGGCCAGGTGCGGACCGGCACCGACACCATTGCGGTTGCCTCGCGCGAGATCGCCTCCGGCAACGCCGACCTGTCGAGCCGCACCGAATCGCAGGCCTCCAGCCTCGAGGAGACCGCCTCCTCGATGGAGGAACTGACCAGCACCGTCAAGCAGAACGCCGAGAACGCGCGGCAGGCGAACCAGCTGGTCGTCTCCACCGCCGACGTCGCGGCCAAGGGCGGCGCCGTCGTCGGCCAGGTCGTCGACACCATGGCCTCCATCAAGGACAGCTCGCGCAAGATCGCCGACATCATCGGCGTCATCGACGGCATCGCCTTCCAGACCAACATCCTCGCGCTCAACGCCGCGGTCGAGGCCGCGCGCGCCGGCGAACAGGGACGCGGCTTCGCCGTCGTCGCCAGCGAGGTGCGCAGCCTCGCGCAGCGCAGCGCGAGCGCCGCCAAGGAGATCAAGACCCTGATCGAGGACTCCGTCGGCAAGGTCGACGCCGGCAGCGAACTCGTCGACGAAGCCGGCAAGACCATGGACGAGATCGTCACCTCGGTGAAGCGGGTGACCGACATCATGAGCGAGATTGCGGCGGCGAGCCAGGAGCAGAGCGCCGGGATCGAGCAGGTCAACCAGGCGGTGGGGCAGATGGACGAGATGACGCAGCAGAACGCTGCGCTGGTGGAGGAGGCGGCGGCTGCGGCCGAGAGCCTGCAGGACCAGGCGGCCAAGCTCGCCGAGGCGGTCAGCGTGTTCCGCCTGGGGGACGTCGCCGGCGCTGCGCCGGCCGCGCTTCCGGTGCTGACCGAGCGCGTCGTGGCCATGCCGGCCGCGCGCAAGCCGGCCGCCAGGCCGCCGGCCGTACCGGCGGCGCGGCCCGCGAGGCAGGCCGTCGCGGCGGGCGGTGGCGGGGAAGAGTGGGAGGAATTCTGAGCGGATATCCAGCCAGCCGCGAAAACGCCCGGGGCGCGCGACGGATGACGTGAATGGTCCATTCGTGCACGTTAAGAGTCCGGGAATCGAGCCGTAGTCTCCACTACGGCTCTGTTTTTTTGGGGGGCCGTGGAGGCCGCAGCACTGAGGTTGCGCGGAAGACGCGACAGACCCGGCGCCGGCAGTGCCTGAAGGCACGCGATCGGATCGCCCTGTGTCGCGTTTACTGAATGAATTCGAGAAGGTTGGCAACATGAAGCTTAAGTCAAAAATCCTATTGAGCATGGGATCGGTTTTTGTGCTCTTCGGCATCGCCATTGCCGTTGCGCTGACCGGCATGCAGAGCAACCGCGCGCGGTTCGAGCATTTCCTCGCGCAGGACCTGGCGATTTCGCAGGAGGCGACCAATCTCTATGCCCACGGGCTGCAGATGGGCCAGGCGCTGCGCAACATCGTGATGGATCCGAGCAACCAGGCGGCCCACAAGAACCTCGAGGCGTCGGCGGGCGAATTCAAGAAGGCGAGCGATCACGCGCTGGCGCTGGCGGCCGACCCGGCCGACCGCAAGGTGCTCGACGAAGTGGTCGCGCTGCGCGAAACGCAGATTCCGCTGCAGTCGAAGGTCGTATCGCTGGCGTCCACGGACCAGGCTGCGGCGATCGCCGTGATCAGCAAGGAAGAAACGCCGGTCTGGCGAGGCATCCGCACGCGGCTGATGGATTTCATCAAGCTCAAGCGCGAGGCCGTCGAGAAGACCAAGTCCGACATGGCCGCCTTCAGCCAGCGCATGCTGACGATCACCCTGGTCCTGGTCGGGCTGGCGGTGGTCGTGGCAGGTGGAATCGTCTTCTGGCTCGTCCGGCACATCATGAAGCAACTGGGCGGCGAGCCGGCCTACGCGGTCGAGGTGGCGCGCGCGATCTCGGCCGGCGACTTTTCCCGCGCCGTCGTGCTGGAGAAAGGCGACACGTCCAGCCTGCTGCATGCGATCAACGCGATGCGCCAGAACCTGACGGGAACGGTGGGCGAGATTCGCCACTCGGCGGAAACCATTGCCGTGGCCTCGCGCGAGATCGCCTCCGGCAACGCCGACCTGTCGAGCCGCACCGAATCGCAGGCCTCCAGCCTCGAGGAGACCGCCTCCTCGATGGAAGAGCTGACCAGCACCGTCAAGCAGAACGCCGAGAACGCGCGGCAGGCGAACCAGCTGGTCGTCTCCACCGCCGACGTCGCGGCCAAGGGCGGCGCCGTCGTCGGCCAGGTCGTCGACACCATGGCCTCCATCAAGGACAGCTCGCGCAAGATCGCCGACATCATCGGCGTCATCGACGGCATCGCCTTCCAGACCAACATCCTCGCGCTCAACGCCGCGGTCGAGGCCGCGCGCGCCGGCGAACAGGGACGCGGCTTCGCCGTCGTCGCCAGCGAGGTGCGCAGCCTCGCGCAGCGCAGCGCGAGCGCCGCCAAGGAGATCAAGACCCTGATCGAGGACTCCGTCGGCAAGGTCGACGCCGGCAGCGAACTCGTCGACGAAGCCGGCAAGACCATGGACGAGATCGTCACCTCGGTGAAGCGGGTGACCGACATCATGAGCGAGATTGCGGCGGCGAGCCAGGAGCAGAGCGCCGGGATCGAGCAGGTCAACCAGGCAGTGGGTCAGATGGACGAGATGACGCAGCAGAACGCTGCGCTGGTGGAGGAGGCGGCGGCTGCGGCCGAGAGCCTGCAGGACCAGGCGGCCAAGCTCGCCGAGGCGGTGGCCGCGTTCAAGCTCGAGGCCGGGGGCGGCGGCGGGTACCTGGTGGCATCCGCTCCGAGGCCGAAAGCCGAGGTGCGCCCGATCTCCAGGGCGCGGCCCAGCGCGGGGGCGCCGGCCGAGCGGCCGGCCAGGAAGCGGGCGGCCGCCGGCGGCCACAACGAGGAGTGGGAGGAGTTCTGACCCCGGACGCGCCGCAGGGCGCTTCGGCGCAAGCGCGGATGCTCCCGCCATGTGCGCACCACCGGAACCCGCGGCCGCGAGGCTCGCGGGTTTTCTTTTGCCTGCGCTCCCCGGCGCAGGCGTTCTTCCCATAAGGGCAATTTTCGTTCCAGGCCTCAAGACATAAGCAAAACGCGCCGATATCGACTCTGACGGAAGCGTTCGGGCGGGCCGGGGAGATCCGGGTCAGGCGAACGCCGGTGGAACGTTGCAGCCGGGGGCGGCTGCGAGGGGCACGAACCAGAAGAATGTCGAGGGACAAGCATCCCCCGCACAGTGCTCGTATGGAGGCCTGATCGCCGCGGATGGGCGGAATGCGGACTGCAGGCCGGTATCACCGAATGGCGGAATACTGAAGGAATCAGCATGCGATCCAATCTACCCGTGACGAATGTCGAGTACGTCCTCGAGGACACCGACGTCATCGTCTCCAGGACCGACCTCCACGGCAACATCACCTACGTCAACCGCGATTTCGTCAAGATCAGCGGATTCGGCGAGGACGAACTGATGGGTTCGCCGCAGAACATCGTGCGGCACCCCGACATGCCGGTCGAGGCGTTCGCCGACTTCTGGCGCACGCTCCGCGCCGGCAAGGCCTGGACCGGCCTCGTGAAGAACCGCTGCAAGAACGGCGACCATTACTGGGTCGAGGCGAACGCGGCGCCGGTCTACGAGAACGGCCAGATCAGCGGCTACGCCTCGATCCGGCTGAAGCCGAGCCGCGAGCAGGTGCAGGCGGCGGAGGCCGCCTACCGGGCGATCAAGGGCGGCGACGCCTCGCTCGACATCGTCGAGGGGCAGGCGGTCCGGCGTTCCTTCGGCCAGCGCAGCGGGAAGCTCGGGAATCTGTCGCTGAAGACGCTGCTGGCGATCGCCGCCGGCTCGGTCGGCGCGCTCTTCGTCGCGATGGGCCTGCTCGCCTGGCTGGCCAGGTCCACCGGCGGCCAGGGCTATGTCTACGCCCTGATGGCGATCGCGGTGCTGGGTGTCCCGATGGCGGTGGTGTTCGGCGTGCTGGCCTACCGCAGCGTGGTGAAGCCGCTGGAGTGCGCGCGCAAGGAAGTCGAGCAGATGAGCTCGGGCGATCTGACCGCGCGCATCCAGGCCAGGGGCCTCGCGGAGTTTGCCCACCTGATGCAGGCGCTGCGGGTGCTGCAGATCAACCTCAAGCTGCTGGTCGGCCAGATCAAGGAAAGCACCGAAGTGGTGAACGCCGGCGCGAGCGAGATCGCGTCGGGCAACGCCGACCTGTCGGCGCGCACCGAGTCGCAGGCCTCGAGCCTCGAGGAGACGGCGAGCTCGATGGAGGAACTCACCAGCACCGTCAAGCAGAATGCGGATAGCGCGCACCAGGCGAGCAAGCTGGTGTCGTCGACCGCGGAAATCGCGGCGAACGGCGGTGAACTCGTCAGCCAGGTCGTGGCGACGATGGGCTCGATCAAGGCGAGCTCCGGCAAGATCTCCGACATCATCGGCGTCATCGACGGCATTGCCTTCCAGACCAACATCCTCGCGCTCAACGCCGCGGTCGAAGCCGCGCGTGCGGGCGAGCAGGGGCGGGGTTTTGCGGTGGTGGCGGCGGAAGTGCGCAGCCTGGCCCAGCGCAGCGCCAGCGCGGCGAAGGAAATCAAGGCCCTGATCGAGGATTCGGTCGGCAAGGTCGAAGCGGGCGGCAAGCTCGTCGACGAGGCCGGCGAGGCGATGGAGGACATCGTGACCTCGGTCCAGCTGGTTGCCGACATCCTCGCCGGAACGGCGTCGGCGAGCCAGGAACAGAGCCTCGGCATCGAACAGGTCAACCAGGCCGTGGCCCAGATGGACGAGATGACGCAGCAGAACGCCGCGCTGGTCGAACAGGCGGCGGCGGCGG
Encoded proteins:
- a CDS encoding methyl-accepting chemotaxis protein; protein product: MLANLSIKSRLVFVIGFLSVLLVGVGIMGLASLSSTNAALRSVYHDRTVALGQLDRISMLVNQNQITLAEVTAGQLSAFPDDVSAVDGKVTAVTDTIQTIESLWKSYLATSLTPEEKKLADQFDANRRHYGRSGMIPAVAALRAHDFQQASELLQGPLTETYPAVRKSMEALTALQMEVARKEFAAAEARYALVRNVSIAVIAFGVLLAGIIGAWLVRAIARPLKEAVRIAEAVAAGDLTQTVEVRSHDETGQLLQALKNMNAALVGIVGQVRTGTDTIAVASREIASGNADLSSRTESQASSLEETASSMEELTSTVKQNAENARQANQLVVSTADVAAKGGAVVGQVVDTMASIKDSSRKIADIIGVIDGIAFQTNILALNAAVEAARAGEQGRGFAVVASEVRSLAQRSASAAKEIKTLIEDSVGKVDAGSELVDEAGKTMDEIVTSVKRVTDIMSEIAAASQEQSAGIEQVNQAVGQMDEMTQQNAALVEEAAAAAESLQDQAAKLAEAVSVFRLGDVAGAAPAALPVLTERVVAMPAARKPAARPPAVPAARPARQAVAAGGGGEEWEEF
- a CDS encoding methyl-accepting chemotaxis protein; translation: MGSVFVLFGIAIAVALTGMQSNRARFEHFLAQDLAISQEATNLYAHGLQMGQALRNIVMDPSNQAAHKNLEASAGEFKKASDHALALAADPADRKVLDEVVALRETQIPLQSKVVSLASTDQAAAIAVISKEETPVWRGIRTRLMDFIKLKREAVEKTKSDMAAFSQRMLTITLVLVGLAVVVAGGIVFWLVRHIMKQLGGEPAYAVEVARAISAGDFSRAVVLEKGDTSSLLHAINAMRQNLTGTVGEIRHSAETIAVASREIASGNADLSSRTESQASSLEETASSMEELTSTVKQNAENARQANQLVVSTADVAAKGGAVVGQVVDTMASIKDSSRKIADIIGVIDGIAFQTNILALNAAVEAARAGEQGRGFAVVASEVRSLAQRSASAAKEIKTLIEDSVGKVDAGSELVDEAGKTMDEIVTSVKRVTDIMSEIAAASQEQSAGIEQVNQAVGQMDEMTQQNAALVEEAAAAAESLQDQAAKLAEAVAAFKLEAGGGGGYLVASAPRPKAEVRPISRARPSAGAPAERPARKRAAAGGHNEEWEEF
- a CDS encoding methyl-accepting chemotaxis protein, which codes for MRSNLPVTNVEYVLEDTDVIVSRTDLHGNITYVNRDFVKISGFGEDELMGSPQNIVRHPDMPVEAFADFWRTLRAGKAWTGLVKNRCKNGDHYWVEANAAPVYENGQISGYASIRLKPSREQVQAAEAAYRAIKGGDASLDIVEGQAVRRSFGQRSGKLGNLSLKTLLAIAAGSVGALFVAMGLLAWLARSTGGQGYVYALMAIAVLGVPMAVVFGVLAYRSVVKPLECARKEVEQMSSGDLTARIQARGLAEFAHLMQALRVLQINLKLLVGQIKESTEVVNAGASEIASGNADLSARTESQASSLEETASSMEELTSTVKQNADSAHQASKLVSSTAEIAANGGELVSQVVATMGSIKASSGKISDIIGVIDGIAFQTNILALNAAVEAARAGEQGRGFAVVAAEVRSLAQRSASAAKEIKALIEDSVGKVEAGGKLVDEAGEAMEDIVTSVQLVADILAGTASASQEQSLGIEQVNQAVAQMDEMTQQNAALVEQAAAAAESLQEHAVKLADLVGSFKLIGGRAAPSLGVTAGTTPAARAEPVRSEALRAAAAGSH